A genome region from Dehalogenimonas sp. THU2 includes the following:
- the rplI gene encoding 50S ribosomal protein L9, with product MKIVLLKDVPNIGKIGQIKDVPDGYARNYLLKLGLAAAATKEATALTKSKIDSDQKKLAKFEAELGATAKMLDGLTVAVKGKTGAGEKLYGSITAADIAAAVRKVTGYSLDKRKIELPEPIRSLGVFPVTVRLSASLLPVVKVKVTAQGD from the coding sequence ATGAAAATAGTTTTACTCAAGGATGTACCTAACATAGGTAAGATCGGCCAGATCAAGGATGTGCCGGACGGTTATGCGCGGAATTATCTGTTAAAGCTGGGTCTGGCGGCGGCCGCTACCAAGGAAGCCACCGCGCTCACCAAGTCAAAGATCGACTCCGACCAGAAGAAACTGGCTAAATTTGAAGCAGAACTTGGTGCAACCGCAAAAATGCTCGACGGTCTCACCGTTGCCGTCAAAGGGAAGACAGGTGCCGGAGAAAAACTCTACGGCTCTATCACTGCTGCCGATATCGCCGCGGCGGTGCGAAAGGTCACCGGTTATTCCTTGGATAAGCGTAAAATTGAGCTCCCTGAGCCTATCCGGTCGCTTGGCGTCTTTCCGGTCACCGTCCGGCTTTCGGCATCCCTGCTACCGGTGGTCAAGGTGAAAGTCACGGCACAAGGGGATTAA
- the dnaB gene encoding replicative DNA helicase, producing MVENRLPPHDLAAEEAVNGSLLIDGKVIYDLATFLKPLDFYSESGRYIYEAALTLFQRGGAINQVTVAQELERQQRLERAGGAAYLSHLMSVVPTSLDAEHYARIVYNLSVSRLLITAGTQITNLGYKADPDPGASISLAENMLFNLRNDRSNLDFVHIKNILDKYLEPAPAREQLESVPTGFYGLNDYIGGMKRGDLLIVAGRPSMGKTSLGLNIARNAAVDHHACVGMFSLEMSSESLVQRLLSSEAGINTRFFQPGLSTPDDENRIMHAIGNLSEAPIYIDDSPQLRVSELRAKLRRLDFEHKLDLVIVDYLQLLQGDSSGGKENRVQEISYISRSLKSIAREINVPVIALSQLSRAVEWRSSHVPQLSDLRESGSIEQDADIVIFIYREEVYFKEEEWAAQFPDKEYPREIADIIIAKHRNGATGTIKVRFRHALTKFENLQSIAEIA from the coding sequence TTGGTTGAAAACCGGTTGCCGCCGCACGACCTTGCTGCTGAAGAAGCTGTTAACGGCTCTTTGCTGATCGACGGTAAGGTCATCTACGACCTGGCTACTTTTCTCAAGCCCCTGGATTTCTACTCAGAATCCGGCCGATACATCTATGAAGCGGCGTTGACTCTTTTCCAGCGTGGTGGTGCCATTAACCAGGTGACCGTGGCTCAGGAACTAGAGCGCCAACAGCGGCTGGAGCGCGCCGGCGGGGCGGCCTATCTCTCTCACCTCATGAGTGTGGTCCCGACTTCTCTCGATGCGGAACACTATGCCCGCATTGTCTATAACCTGTCGGTCTCCCGCCTGCTCATTACCGCCGGTACCCAGATCACCAATCTAGGCTACAAGGCGGACCCTGATCCCGGCGCTTCCATCTCCCTTGCCGAAAATATGCTTTTCAACCTGCGTAATGACCGGTCTAACCTGGATTTTGTTCATATCAAGAATATCCTGGACAAGTATCTGGAACCGGCGCCAGCCCGGGAACAATTGGAGAGTGTGCCTACGGGTTTCTATGGATTGAACGATTATATCGGCGGCATGAAACGCGGTGATCTCCTCATCGTGGCCGGACGTCCCAGCATGGGGAAGACTTCATTAGGGCTTAATATCGCGCGCAACGCCGCAGTTGACCATCATGCCTGTGTTGGCATGTTCAGTTTGGAAATGTCATCCGAATCCCTTGTACAGCGATTACTCTCTTCTGAGGCTGGCATCAACACCCGTTTCTTCCAGCCCGGGTTGTCCACTCCCGATGATGAGAACCGCATCATGCATGCCATTGGCAACCTGTCCGAAGCGCCCATTTATATCGACGACAGCCCACAACTGAGAGTATCGGAACTAAGAGCTAAACTCCGGCGGCTGGACTTTGAGCACAAGCTTGATCTGGTCATCGTAGATTACCTGCAACTCTTGCAGGGTGATTCCAGCGGTGGCAAGGAAAACCGTGTGCAAGAGATCAGTTATATTTCCCGCTCCCTCAAGAGTATCGCCCGTGAGATCAACGTACCGGTCATCGCCTTGTCCCAGCTTTCCCGGGCTGTAGAATGGCGTTCGTCGCATGTACCCCAGCTTTCCGACCTCCGTGAGAGCGGTTCCATCGAGCAGGACGCCGACATCGTGATTTTCATCTACAGGGAAGAAGTCTATTTCAAGGAAGAGGAATGGGCGGCCCAGTTCCCGGATAAGGAGTACCCGCGGGAGATTGCCGACATCATTATCGCTAAACATCGCAACGGCGCCACCGGCACCATCAAGGTCCGCTTCCGCCATGCGTTGACCAAATTCGAGAATCTACAGAGCATAGCTGAGATCGCGTAA
- a CDS encoding DnaD domain protein, giving the protein MKHFSGFPERFEFTAVPRPFLSQALPLIDDLDELKALLVFFKLLYQKKGFPVYVTAAEIAAEGPPDTDRENIERSLKMAADHAIIIALQTTNGGRLYFLNDERNRQALRKMEFGELELPGIKTSPATVIQPPELPDVFSLYEQNIGLITPLIADELKEALRLYPEVWLKEAIGEAARLNKHNWRYISKILDNWATQGRNDGTHQRDIDKGRPDKYVKGQYGRFVQR; this is encoded by the coding sequence ATGAAGCATTTCAGCGGTTTCCCGGAACGGTTCGAATTCACCGCGGTGCCCCGCCCGTTTTTATCTCAGGCTTTACCCCTGATCGACGATCTGGATGAACTTAAAGCACTGCTGGTATTTTTCAAACTTCTTTATCAGAAAAAAGGCTTCCCGGTTTATGTAACTGCCGCCGAGATCGCTGCCGAAGGTCCCCCGGATACCGATCGTGAGAATATCGAGCGATCTTTAAAGATGGCGGCTGACCATGCCATCATCATCGCACTTCAAACTACTAACGGCGGAAGGCTGTACTTTTTGAACGACGAGCGCAACCGCCAGGCGCTCAGAAAAATGGAATTCGGTGAACTCGAACTGCCAGGGATCAAAACTAGTCCGGCGACCGTGATCCAACCGCCGGAATTACCTGATGTTTTCAGTCTTTACGAACAAAATATCGGTTTGATCACCCCCCTCATCGCCGATGAATTGAAAGAAGCCCTTCGCCTTTACCCCGAGGTATGGCTTAAAGAAGCTATTGGCGAGGCCGCTAGGCTGAACAAGCATAACTGGCGTTACATCAGCAAAATATTGGATAATTGGGCAACTCAGGGTAGGAACGATGGAACACATCAGCGAGATATTGATAAAGGCCGCCCGGACAAGTACGTCAAAGGCCAATACGGACGTTTCGTCCAGCGATAA
- a CDS encoding ATP-binding protein, whose product MEHISEILIKAARTSTSKANTDVSSSDKATTTPSKPECSLCRGARFVHARTPEGTTDYTRTLPCRCVDITSDKDRLKRLIDYSQLGTLRSLTFDNLLQEGRHGSAQHQTVFKAAYKAAFTFAADPLGFLVFTGPSGSGKTHLAAAITNKRIETGHAVLYRSAPDLMDDLRAGFSTGAESPYADTFEQIKNTPLLVLDDLGIQSDTAWAREKLDQLITYRFKQELPTVLVTAAPLEALDERLRNRIADPRLATVVRLAGQDVGGCEWPERLALQKRMTFSSFDSDRLNLPPEERENLSRAYQVAHDFARSPEGWLILQGVTGCGKTHLASSIINFRYQAGLPALFVVVPEFLDHLRSTFSPDSKISYDEMFDRVKTTPFLVLDDFGEQASTPWAHEKLYQVISYRYNAQLPTVVTTRASLDEIEPAISSRFIDHQFSMVFNVTAPDYRGDASHNKSRRTRTPRSPYKK is encoded by the coding sequence ATGGAACACATCAGCGAGATATTGATAAAGGCCGCCCGGACAAGTACGTCAAAGGCCAATACGGACGTTTCGTCCAGCGATAAAGCCACAACCACGCCGTCGAAACCGGAATGTTCGCTATGCCGCGGCGCCCGTTTCGTCCATGCCCGCACGCCAGAAGGGACGACGGACTACACCCGTACCCTACCTTGCCGTTGTGTGGATATCACCTCCGACAAGGATAGACTCAAGCGCTTGATAGATTACTCCCAATTGGGCACTCTCCGGTCACTCACCTTCGACAACCTTTTACAGGAAGGCCGCCACGGTTCGGCGCAACACCAAACCGTATTCAAGGCAGCTTATAAGGCAGCTTTTACCTTTGCCGCCGATCCGTTGGGGTTTCTGGTTTTTACCGGCCCGTCCGGCTCCGGTAAGACCCACCTCGCGGCGGCCATCACCAACAAACGTATTGAGACCGGCCATGCCGTGCTTTATCGCTCGGCGCCAGATTTAATGGATGACCTTCGCGCCGGCTTCTCCACAGGTGCCGAATCCCCTTATGCCGATACCTTTGAGCAGATCAAGAATACACCCCTTTTAGTTCTGGACGATCTTGGCATCCAGTCGGATACCGCCTGGGCACGGGAAAAACTGGATCAGTTGATCACATACCGCTTCAAGCAAGAATTACCGACGGTACTCGTAACCGCGGCGCCGCTAGAAGCGCTGGATGAGCGTCTGCGAAACCGCATCGCCGACCCGCGGTTGGCGACAGTGGTACGACTGGCTGGTCAGGACGTCGGCGGCTGTGAATGGCCTGAAAGGTTGGCGCTCCAGAAACGCATGACCTTTTCCAGCTTCGATAGCGACCGTCTCAATCTGCCCCCTGAGGAAAGAGAGAATCTCTCACGCGCCTACCAGGTTGCGCATGATTTCGCGCGTTCACCGGAAGGCTGGCTCATTCTACAGGGGGTTACGGGTTGCGGCAAGACTCATCTGGCATCATCCATCATCAATTTCCGTTATCAGGCAGGACTACCGGCGCTCTTCGTGGTGGTGCCGGAGTTTCTGGACCATCTTCGTTCCACTTTTTCTCCAGACAGCAAAATTTCTTATGATGAGATGTTCGACAGAGTTAAAACCACGCCCTTTCTGGTGCTTGACGACTTCGGTGAACAGGCCTCAACACCTTGGGCCCACGAAAAACTGTATCAGGTGATTAGTTATCGCTACAACGCCCAATTGCCTACGGTGGTCACCACCCGTGCTTCTCTTGACGAGATAGAACCAGCTATCAGTTCTCGTTTCATTGACCACCAGTTCAGCATGGTCTTCAACGTCACCGCCCCGGACTACCGCGGTGATGCCAGCCATAATAAATCCCGCCGCACTCGAACGCCTCGTTCGCCCTATAAAAAATAA
- a CDS encoding HNH endonuclease produces the protein MLNHPVLVLNQNYEPIHICQVRRAILLVYQGKAEMLEDGLGMVHTVQISVPMPSVIRLQHQVKRHRPVHKLTRIGIFQRDDFTCQYCGKRTQPLTIDHIMPRFQGGGHSWDNLVAACMPCNRHKAGRTPEQANMKLLKKAGLPEGRVTVISSHRFEERLPLWRKYLPSGC, from the coding sequence ATGCTTAATCACCCCGTGCTGGTTTTGAACCAGAACTACGAACCGATCCATATCTGCCAGGTCAGGCGCGCCATACTATTGGTCTATCAAGGCAAAGCCGAAATGCTGGAGGATGGGCTCGGCATGGTACATACCGTGCAAATTTCGGTACCGATGCCCTCGGTCATCCGCCTGCAACACCAGGTCAAACGCCATCGACCCGTACACAAACTTACCCGCATCGGCATTTTTCAACGTGACGATTTCACCTGCCAGTACTGCGGCAAGAGAACCCAACCGCTCACGATAGATCATATCATGCCGCGTTTTCAAGGCGGCGGTCATTCATGGGACAACCTTGTCGCGGCTTGTATGCCCTGCAACCGTCATAAAGCCGGGCGGACACCGGAACAGGCGAATATGAAATTGCTGAAAAAAGCCGGTCTGCCGGAAGGGCGGGTGACGGTGATCAGTTCCCACCGGTTTGAAGAACGGCTGCCTTTATGGCGCAAATATCTGCCTAGCGGTTGCTAA
- the ricT gene encoding regulatory iron-sulfur-containing complex subunit RicT, with amino-acid sequence MVNVVEIRFKKAGKAYSFDVAGLEMTPGQSVVTETTRGLEVGLVISGPKEMAEDQLENPLKPVVRLATDEDIEHKHHICRAESQAIVDCRELVGKLNLPMKCLAAEYNLDETHVTVYFSAEGRVDFRELVRELGRRLRVRVELRQVGPRDEAKLLGGFGRCGREFCCASYLSEFAPVSIKMAKEQNLPLNPLKISGVCGRLLCCLGHEYEIYREMNAERATCAGARGGCQTEAAPISRRPVQPLEVKVDPLPVLDEEETTEGVPAADQPGPPKSRRRRRRR; translated from the coding sequence GTGGTTAATGTTGTTGAAATCCGCTTCAAAAAAGCGGGCAAAGCATATAGTTTCGATGTAGCCGGGTTAGAAATGACGCCCGGACAATCGGTTGTCACTGAGACAACACGGGGTCTTGAGGTCGGTTTGGTTATAAGCGGTCCCAAAGAAATGGCTGAGGACCAATTGGAAAACCCTTTGAAACCTGTAGTGCGACTGGCTACGGATGAGGATATCGAACACAAACATCATATCTGCCGAGCTGAGTCTCAAGCTATTGTCGATTGCCGCGAGTTGGTGGGTAAATTGAACCTGCCCATGAAATGCCTGGCGGCAGAATATAACCTCGATGAAACCCACGTGACCGTTTATTTTAGTGCGGAAGGCCGGGTAGACTTCAGGGAGTTAGTGCGGGAACTTGGCCGCCGTCTGAGAGTACGAGTGGAGCTAAGGCAAGTCGGACCGCGGGACGAGGCCAAGTTACTTGGTGGTTTCGGACGTTGCGGCAGGGAGTTTTGCTGTGCCAGCTATCTCTCCGAATTCGCGCCGGTTTCTATCAAAATGGCTAAAGAGCAGAATCTGCCGCTCAATCCTCTGAAAATATCCGGGGTGTGCGGGCGATTGCTATGTTGCCTGGGGCATGAATATGAAATCTATCGGGAGATGAACGCGGAGAGGGCAACCTGCGCCGGTGCCCGTGGCGGCTGTCAGACAGAAGCCGCGCCAATCAGCCGCCGCCCCGTTCAGCCTTTGGAAGTAAAAGTCGATCCACTTCCCGTCCTTGATGAAGAAGAAACCACGGAAGGTGTACCTGCCGCCGACCAACCAGGCCCCCCCAAGAGTCGCCGCCGTCGTCGCAGGCGATAA
- a CDS encoding DNA polymerase III subunit produces the protein MSSGWHLIGQDNVVTYLARSLKAGALSHAYLLSAPENSGKTTLAIKLAQVLNCIGVMIDGAPCEECEPCRRIAERQHSDVQIINIYTGNESGKSRVELSIEQVRGVTHAASMPPYEGRYRVFIIEDAEKLSTGAANALLKTLEEPSPQVLFVLTTSKENQLPETVRSRCVKLRLAAAPRTEISRFLEDELGFTASRADLLSRLSQGRAGWAIMAAKEESVLDERRDNLDRFFEAIEGSYDGRFDLAAKLAQRFSQKRDEVYRLLEQWLFLARDILLQKLDITDGIINTDYEIPVAGLAERLSITEIRSLIGSLAGTLQHLEQNASARLALEVLMLSMPLPGGSLKKSG, from the coding sequence ATGAGCTCAGGGTGGCATCTTATAGGGCAGGATAACGTCGTCACTTATCTAGCACGGAGCCTGAAGGCAGGCGCCTTGTCACATGCTTATCTTTTGAGCGCCCCTGAAAATAGCGGAAAAACTACTCTGGCGATAAAGCTGGCCCAAGTTCTGAACTGCATAGGGGTGATGATCGATGGAGCACCATGTGAAGAATGTGAACCTTGCCGGCGCATCGCCGAGCGGCAACACTCGGATGTTCAGATTATCAACATCTATACCGGCAATGAGAGTGGTAAGAGCAGGGTGGAACTATCGATTGAGCAGGTCAGAGGCGTCACTCATGCCGCATCGATGCCCCCGTACGAAGGCAGGTATCGCGTATTCATCATCGAAGACGCCGAGAAGTTGTCCACCGGAGCTGCCAACGCGCTTCTAAAAACGTTGGAAGAGCCTTCACCTCAGGTTCTTTTTGTACTGACCACCTCCAAAGAAAACCAACTTCCGGAAACCGTGAGATCCCGCTGTGTTAAACTACGCTTAGCCGCGGCGCCGCGAACGGAAATCAGCCGTTTCTTAGAGGATGAACTCGGTTTCACCGCCAGCCGGGCTGACCTCTTATCCCGCCTGTCCCAGGGCCGAGCGGGTTGGGCGATCATGGCAGCCAAAGAAGAGTCGGTACTGGATGAACGGCGCGATAATCTGGACCGGTTTTTTGAGGCAATTGAAGGCAGTTACGACGGACGGTTCGATCTGGCCGCCAAACTGGCGCAACGTTTCAGTCAGAAACGCGATGAAGTATACCGGCTTCTGGAACAGTGGCTTTTCCTGGCGAGGGATATTTTACTGCAAAAACTTGACATAACAGATGGAATCATAAATACTGATTACGAAATACCGGTGGCTGGTTTGGCTGAGCGGCTCTCTATTACCGAAATCCGCTCGCTTATCGGTTCGCTGGCTGGAACGCTACAGCACTTGGAGCAGAACGCCAGTGCACGCCTGGCGCTGGAAGTGTTGATGCTTAGCATGCCGCTACCCGGAGGGAGTTTAAAAAAGAGTGGTTAA
- the lysA gene encoding diaminopimelate decarboxylase, with protein sequence MTSRRLLAIMDVMKETPPFFPVGSTIDARGHLVIGGCDAVDLAKEYGTPLYVFAEDDFRARCHEFKREFGDRCSGTRVVYAGKAFLNRAIVKIVAEEGLGLDVVSGGELEIAGAAGFPMSDVYFHGNNKSDAELELAVERRVGRVVIDNTDELERLDTVAAGRGVRMRVLFRIRPGIDPHTHAKISTGNVDSKFGFSLAEAGTAVPQAMTSKNLDLAGFHYHIGSQIFGIQPFLDALKTTLEFVADMKKSHGFSTTELDIGGGYAVQYLTGKAPPPPADYAEAIIDHFNSECRRLDIMPPVLTIEPGRALVARAAVALYTLGAIKNIPGIRQYACVDGGMADNIRPALYGAEYEPFLANRMSDLANTVYTVAGRFCESGDTLATDIKLPDVKSGDILVMPVCGAYCLPMASNYNAALRPAVIMVKDGRSRMIRRRETLEDLLRCDIG encoded by the coding sequence TTGACTAGCCGACGCCTGCTTGCTATCATGGACGTCATGAAAGAAACACCTCCTTTTTTTCCGGTGGGTTCCACTATCGATGCACGCGGGCATCTGGTTATCGGCGGTTGCGACGCGGTCGATCTCGCCAAAGAATATGGCACACCGCTATATGTCTTCGCTGAAGATGACTTCCGCGCCCGCTGCCATGAGTTCAAACGTGAGTTCGGCGACCGTTGTTCTGGTACCCGGGTGGTCTATGCCGGTAAGGCTTTTCTCAACCGGGCCATCGTCAAAATCGTCGCTGAAGAAGGACTGGGTCTTGACGTGGTTTCCGGCGGAGAACTGGAGATCGCCGGGGCGGCGGGCTTTCCCATGAGCGACGTTTACTTTCACGGTAACAATAAATCCGACGCAGAATTGGAACTGGCCGTCGAGCGGCGCGTAGGCCGGGTGGTGATCGATAACACCGACGAACTTGAACGATTGGACACCGTGGCTGCCGGGCGGGGAGTCAGGATGCGGGTTTTATTCCGCATCCGGCCTGGTATCGATCCCCACACCCACGCCAAGATCTCCACCGGAAACGTAGATTCCAAATTCGGTTTTAGTCTCGCAGAGGCAGGGACGGCAGTACCGCAGGCTATGACTTCCAAGAATTTAGACCTGGCCGGTTTTCACTATCACATCGGTTCGCAGATATTCGGGATTCAGCCTTTCCTTGACGCTTTGAAGACCACACTTGAGTTTGTGGCTGACATGAAAAAGTCCCATGGATTTTCCACCACGGAACTGGATATCGGTGGCGGTTACGCCGTGCAGTATCTTACTGGCAAGGCCCCTCCGCCGCCCGCCGACTACGCCGAAGCCATTATCGATCATTTCAACAGCGAATGCCGGCGTTTGGACATCATGCCTCCGGTTTTAACTATTGAGCCCGGACGTGCTTTGGTTGCTCGCGCCGCTGTAGCTCTGTATACACTGGGCGCGATTAAAAATATACCGGGTATCCGGCAATATGCTTGCGTTGACGGCGGTATGGCCGACAATATCCGCCCGGCGCTCTACGGCGCCGAATACGAGCCGTTTCTGGCCAACCGGATGTCTGATCTCGCCAACACAGTTTACACTGTCGCCGGGCGCTTCTGTGAGTCAGGCGACACCCTGGCTACCGATATCAAACTACCCGATGTGAAGAGCGGCGATATTTTAGTCATGCCTGTCTGCGGCGCCTATTGCCTGCCCATGGCTTCGAACTATAACGCCGCCTTAAGACCGGCGGTTATCATGGTCAAAGACGGACGTTCACGTATGATCCGGCGGCGCGAAACACTGGAAGACCTGCTGCGGTGCGACATCGGCTGA
- the dprA gene encoding DNA-processing protein DprA — protein sequence MNKLSITACHIGFSLISGVGRVRLALMESYFGDLTAAWNAGTTELLRSGIDSGTVHSIEYWRPRIEPERELEKAEKSGVQVLTIADRAYPARLKEIYDYPPVLYIKGTLLQEDELSLAVVGTRKPTVYGRQVTEELVTELSGSGITIASGLARGIDTIAHHTALKNGGRTLAVLGSGVNVIYPAENAALSRRIVENGALISECPVDAGPRAENFPRRNRILSGLTLGTLVTEAGDGSGALITADNALEQNREVFAVPGSILSPQSNGSNRLIQQGAKLVRRASDIMEELNIHAVVGQLEFREILPENDMERQLLKFLAPEPVHIDDVCRASGLPTSMVSSTLAMMELKGMVKQLGGMNYALSRQIKECRTAV from the coding sequence TTGAACAAATTATCGATTACCGCCTGCCACATCGGCTTCAGCCTTATTTCAGGCGTTGGACGCGTCCGGCTGGCCTTGATGGAAAGCTACTTCGGCGATCTGACGGCAGCCTGGAATGCGGGAACGACGGAATTATTGCGCTCTGGAATAGATAGCGGCACAGTCCACTCCATCGAATACTGGCGTCCCCGGATAGAACCGGAGCGTGAGTTGGAGAAAGCGGAAAAGTCCGGCGTACAGGTGTTGACCATCGCTGACCGGGCCTACCCTGCCCGACTTAAAGAGATCTATGATTACCCGCCGGTGCTCTACATTAAAGGTACATTACTTCAGGAAGACGAGCTTTCCCTGGCAGTGGTCGGCACCCGGAAACCCACGGTCTATGGCCGCCAGGTCACCGAAGAACTGGTGACCGAACTGTCCGGAAGCGGCATCACCATCGCCAGCGGCCTGGCACGCGGTATCGACACCATCGCTCACCACACCGCGCTAAAGAATGGCGGCCGTACGCTGGCGGTACTGGGTAGCGGCGTCAATGTCATTTACCCGGCGGAGAATGCCGCCCTGTCCCGCCGTATCGTTGAAAACGGCGCCCTTATCAGCGAGTGCCCTGTCGATGCCGGGCCGCGGGCTGAAAACTTTCCCCGCCGCAACCGCATCCTCTCCGGTCTGACATTGGGCACATTGGTGACCGAGGCCGGCGACGGCAGCGGTGCGCTTATCACCGCCGATAACGCCCTGGAACAGAACCGTGAGGTGTTCGCGGTGCCGGGCAGCATACTTTCGCCCCAAAGCAACGGTTCCAATCGTCTTATTCAACAGGGCGCCAAGCTGGTGCGCCGGGCTTCAGATATCATGGAAGAGCTTAATATTCATGCCGTGGTAGGTCAGCTTGAATTCAGGGAAATTCTGCCGGAAAATGATATGGAACGGCAGCTTCTGAAATTCCTGGCGCCGGAACCGGTGCATATAGACGATGTCTGCCGCGCATCCGGTTTGCCGACGTCTATGGTCAGCAGCACACTGGCGATGATGGAACTAAAAGGCATGGTCAAACAACTGGGCGGCATGAACTACGCTTTGTCGCGGCAGATAAAGGAGTGTAGAACAGCGGTCTGA